One part of the Dyadobacter sp. 676 genome encodes these proteins:
- the msrA gene encoding peptide-methionine (S)-S-oxide reductase MsrA yields the protein MDKETASTALDESNVDTTNTEIATFGTGCFWCTEAVMESLEGVKKVVSGYSGGHDPNPNYKAVCTGTTGHAECVEVTYDPKVISYADLLEAFFRSHDPTTLNRQGNDVGTQYRSVIFYHNEEQKQLAETAKAELDKSGAYANPIVTEITRFQKFYPAEDYHQNYFANNPEQGYCAFVIAPKLDKFKKVFKDKLRKHI from the coding sequence ATGGACAAAGAAACTGCCTCAACCGCACTCGACGAAAGCAATGTTGATACCACGAATACTGAAATCGCAACATTTGGCACAGGGTGTTTCTGGTGTACCGAGGCCGTGATGGAATCACTCGAAGGCGTTAAAAAAGTGGTTTCCGGTTATTCGGGCGGGCATGACCCCAATCCTAATTATAAAGCCGTATGCACCGGCACCACCGGCCATGCCGAATGCGTGGAAGTGACTTACGATCCCAAAGTGATCAGCTACGCCGATCTGCTGGAAGCGTTTTTCCGCAGCCACGATCCCACCACGCTGAACCGCCAGGGAAACGACGTGGGTACACAATACCGTTCGGTCATTTTTTACCACAACGAAGAGCAGAAGCAACTGGCGGAAACGGCCAAGGCCGAACTGGACAAATCGGGCGCGTACGCGAATCCGATTGTAACCGAAATCACCCGATTCCAGAAGTTTTATCCGGCCGAAGACTACCACCAGAATTATTTTGCCAACAATCCCGAGCAGGGCTACTGCGCCTTCGTGATTGCACCAAAACTGGACAAATTCAAAAAGGTGTTTAAGGATAAGCTCCGCAAGCACATCTGA
- a CDS encoding CopD family protein: MTYLHFKALHIIFVVSWFAGLFYMPRLFVYHTEANDKPSPEREILFAQFTKMEKLLWNAIMTPACWLALLCGTAMLYLSPAWLDQGWMKLKLVFVVGLLAYHSFTRKILLELREGKFRFSSFQLRLFNEIATIFLFSIVFLVVLKNTVDWLWGVLGLLAFAIVIMTTVRIVKRMREKKAGT; this comes from the coding sequence ATGACCTATCTTCATTTCAAAGCGCTTCATATCATATTCGTGGTCAGCTGGTTTGCGGGGCTTTTTTATATGCCGAGGCTGTTTGTGTACCACACCGAGGCTAACGACAAGCCCAGTCCCGAGCGTGAAATCCTTTTTGCGCAATTTACCAAAATGGAAAAGCTGCTCTGGAACGCGATCATGACGCCCGCCTGCTGGCTCGCATTGCTTTGCGGAACAGCGATGCTGTACCTGAGCCCCGCCTGGCTCGATCAGGGATGGATGAAGCTGAAACTCGTTTTCGTCGTCGGATTGCTCGCTTACCACTCATTTACCCGGAAGATCCTGCTCGAATTACGGGAAGGAAAATTCCGTTTTTCGTCGTTCCAACTGCGACTTTTCAACGAAATCGCGACGATATTCCTGTTCTCGATCGTCTTTTTAGTGGTATTGAAAAACACGGTCGACTGGCTGTGGGGCGTGCTCGGATTGTTGGCTTTCGCAATCGTGATCATGACCACCGTACGGATCGTGAAGAGAATGCGGGAGAAAAAAGCAGGAACGTAG